In Bradyrhizobium sp. WBOS07, the genomic window TGCGACGCCCCTCAGCACGACTACCGCCCGAACTCGTCGCCGCGAAACTGGCGGCCGATCTGGTCGAGCACGGCGTTCACCATGCCGGTCTCCTCGCGGTCGACGAACGCATTGGCGACGTCGACATATTCGGAGACGACGACCCGGGCCGGCACGTCCTTGCGATGCTCCAATTCGTAGGCCCCCGCCCGCAGCACCGCGCGCAGGATCGCCTCGATCCGCTTCAAGGGCCAGCCCTTCGACAGCGCCTCGTCGATCAGCGGATCCAGCTTCTTCTGGTCGCGCACGACGCCCGAGACGACGTCGCGGAAGAAGGCAGCCTCCGCCGGCAGATACGTCTCGCCCTCGACCTCGTTGCCGAGCCAATGGCTCTCGAACTCGGCGAAGATGTCGTTGATGCCGGCGCCGGCGATATCCATCTGGTACAGCGCCTGCACGGCCGCGAGCCGCGCCGCGCCGCGCCGGTTCGCCTTCTTCTCGGCAGGGCCTGCCGGTTTCCTGGTGTTGTCGGCCATGGCTTTAGGCCTGCGCCAGGCGGCGTTTGATGCGCAGCATCGCCAGCGCCGCGCGCGCGGCATCGCCGCCCTTGTTGAGCTCGCTGGCGCGCGCCCGCGCCCAGGCCTGCGCCTCGGTGTTGACGGTGAGGATGCCGTTGCCGAGCGGCAGCTTGCGCGAAACCGCGAGGTCCATCAGCGCTCGCGAGGATTCCTGCGAGACGATCTCGAAGTGAATGGTGTCGCCACGGATCACGCAGCCGAGCGCGATCACGGCGTCATAGGGCTTGCCGCTCGCCGCCGCGGCATCCACCGCAATGGCCACCGCGGCCGGAATCTCCAGCGCACCAGGAACCGTGATGACGTCGTGGGTCAGGCCGGCCGCCTTCAGCTCGGCCACCGCGCCGTCCAGAAGCGCATCCTGGAGATCGTCATAGAACCGCGCCTCGACAATCAGCGCGCGGGCGCCGGAAATGTCGGTCTGGTCCTTCAGGGGTGCGCGGCGCGCGTCTGCCATCGTTAAGTCCCGTTCTAGAGGTTGGCGCGTTATGTAGTCGCCACAGGCTGGTAAGCCAAGTTCAAAGACACTGTCATTCCGGGGCGCGAAGCGAACCCGGAATCTCGAGATACTCAGGTGCGCAACTGCGCACCGTCGTTCGGCTCTTCGAGCCGCCCCGGAATGACGGCTTCGCCGTCACTTCATCTCCGTCAGCCGCGCCGCGTAGCGGGCCATCAGATCGACCTCGATATTGACCTCGTCCCCCGCCTTCCAGCCGCCGATCGTGGTGACCGTCAGCGTGTGCGGAATGATCAGCACCGAAAAGGTCGCGTCCTTCACCGTATTGACCGTCAGCGAGACGCCGTCGAGCGTGATCGAGCCCTTGGTGGCGATGAACCGCGCCAGCTCCCGCGTGGTCGCGAGCTCGAACCGCGCCATATCGGGCAGGTCCTCGCGGCTTACGATGATCGCAATGCCGTCGACATGGCCGGCGACGATGTGGCCGCCGAGCTCGTCGCCGATCTTCAGCGCGCGCTCGAGGTTGAGCCTGGTGCCCAGCTTCCAGTGCTTCGCCGTCGTCAGCGCCAGTGTCTCGGCCCCCGTATCGACCTCATACCAAGTCTTGCCATCTGCGACGCCGGAGGCGACCACCGTCAGGCACACGCCGTTGCTGGCGATCGAGGCGCCGTCGGCGATCGTGGCTTGATCATAGCGGCAGGCGA contains:
- the nusB gene encoding transcription antitermination factor NusB, with the protein product MADNTRKPAGPAEKKANRRGAARLAAVQALYQMDIAGAGINDIFAEFESHWLGNEVEGETYLPAEAAFFRDVVSGVVRDQKKLDPLIDEALSKGWPLKRIEAILRAVLRAGAYELEHRKDVPARVVVSEYVDVANAFVDREETGMVNAVLDQIGRQFRGDEFGR
- the ribH gene encoding 6,7-dimethyl-8-ribityllumazine synthase, whose product is MADARRAPLKDQTDISGARALIVEARFYDDLQDALLDGAVAELKAAGLTHDVITVPGALEIPAAVAIAVDAAAASGKPYDAVIALGCVIRGDTIHFEIVSQESSRALMDLAVSRKLPLGNGILTVNTEAQAWARARASELNKGGDAARAALAMLRIKRRLAQA
- a CDS encoding riboflavin synthase → MFTGIVTDIGEIVSFTPVAQDQLHRLRIACRYDQATIADGASIASNGVCLTVVASGVADGKTWYEVDTGAETLALTTAKHWKLGTRLNLERALKIGDELGGHIVAGHVDGIAIIVSREDLPDMARFELATTRELARFIATKGSITLDGVSLTVNTVKDATFSVLIIPHTLTVTTIGGWKAGDEVNIEVDLMARYAARLTEMK